TACAAGGCTTAACAGATAAGGTAGAGTCTCCTGCATATTCAACTGCCCTAGGTCTATTACGCTATAAAAATAATGAGTATTCTGAGATGCAAGACGTGCATCAAGAAAGTCGTTTTATGCAAATGTTTAATAAATTAAAAGCTATGATAAAGAAAGAATTTTAATGAAAAATTGAGCGATATATTTGTTTATCAAGGTGGTATACATAATGTCTGATGATTTAAATACAGTGGAAAAAGAGCAAATGTTTGAAATAGTCGATGAAGAGCACAGAGAGCAAGCCGTCATTAAAGTTGTTGGTGTCGGTGGTGGTGGTGGTAATGCAATTAATCATATGATTGCACAAGGGCTGAAAGGTGCTGAATTCATTGCTTTGAATACGGATGCACAAGCATTACGATCATCTAAAGCCGATGTTCGTTTGCAAATAGGTGCGAGTATTACGCATGGCCTTGGTGCGGGCGCAAATCCTGAGATTGGTTACAAATCTGCACTTGAAGATAAAGACAATATTCGCGCATTACTTGAAGGTGCAGATGTTGTCTTTATTGCTGCCGGTATGGGTGGTGGTACAGGAACGGGGGCATCTCCAGTTGTTGCTGAAATTGCTAATGAATTGGGCGCGCTGACTATTGGCGTTGTTTCTAAACCGTCATTTTTCGAAGGCAAAAAACGCATTAACTATGCAGATCAAGGTATTGCACGCCTTTCTGAGCATATTGATTCTCTTTTAATTATTCCTAATGACAAATTACAAAAATCATTACCTAAAGGCGTGAGTTTTCTGGGTGCATTAGAAGCCGCTAATGGTGTGTTGTATGATGCAGTTTCTGGATTCTCTGCAATAATTAATAATGAAGACAGCCAAATTAACATCGATTTTGCTGATGTACGTACTGTGATGACCGAAGCTGGCACGACCGCTGTGATGGGAATTGGTATTGCAACGGGTGAAGAGCGCGCAGAAGAAGCGGTAGAGCAAGCGATTGCATGTCCTTTACTTGAAGATGTTGATTTATCTAATGCACGTGGTGTATTAGTGCATATTGTCGCAGGTATGGACTTTACTTGGGATGAATATGAGACGGTCGGTGACGCATTACGTGAATTTGCATCAGACGACTCACAAATCATTATTGGTGTTACGGTTGATCCAAGTATCGATAATGCAGAATTACACGTGACAGTTATTGTCACTGGACTCGGTGTTCGTCGATCTGATGTAAGCCCAGTAAAATCAGATCCAATAGCGTTACCTTTAGAAACCGCCGTTGTCGAAGAAAAAATCATTTCTGAAGACAAAAAAGTGGAAACAGCCACTAAAGTGGAAGAGAAAAAAGTAACAGAAGACGTTAAAAAACCAGAAGGTAGTTATTTAGATATCCCTGCTTTTTTACGTAAACAAGCCGATTAATATATTTTATATCCGCTTTCTTAATAACGAAGCGGATAAAAATATCAACAATAGAACAGTTAAATTCGCATAAAGAATGGCGGGCATAAAAAATCACTGATTTGTGATGTCCGTCTCAAACTGATATAGTGTGCGTGTTTAAAGTGACTAGTGGGAGGATTAAAAATGATCAAACAAAGAACATTAAAGAAAAGCGTGAAATCAACCGGTATCGGTTTGCATTCAGGGAAAAAAGTAACCATTGAGTTGCATCCTGCTAGCGCCAATACGGGTATTGTTTACCGCCGTATTGATTTAGATCCCATTGTTACGTTTAAGTCGCACGCTCATGCCGTGCAAGAAACCTTATTATGTACTTGTTTAGTCAATGAACAAGGCGATAAAATTTCGACGATTGAGCATCTTTCGGCAGCCCTTGCTGGGCTCGGTATTGATAATATTATCATCGATGTTGATGCACCAGAAATTCCAGTAATGGATGGTAGTGCAAGTCCCTTTATCTTTTTATTACAAGCTGCCGGTATTGCCGAGCTTAATACACCGAAAAAATTTATCCGCGTGAAAAAAACAATTCGCGTCGAAGATGAAAAAGAAGGTAAATTTGCGGAGTTGCAACCTTCAGATAATGGCTTCAGCTTAGATTTTAAAATTGATTTCGATCACCCTATTTTTGAAGGTCAAAATCAACACATTAAAAGTCAGTTTTCGGGTGAATGGTTTGTAAAAGAGATCAGTCGCGCCAGAACATTTGGATTTATGAAAGGTATTGAGCAATTACAAGCCAATAATCTTGCTCTGGGTGCAAGCCTTGATAACGCCATTGGTTTAGATGAGTTTCGCGTGCTAAACCCAGAAGGTTTACGTTACGAAGATGAATTTGTAAAACATAAGGTATTAGATGCTATCGGCGATTTATATTTGTCAGGACATACTATCTTAGGACATTTAAAAGCGTTTAAAACCGGGCATGCTTTAAATAATAAACTCTTGTGCGCTCTGTTAGCCGATCAAGAAGCATGGGAAATGGTTACTTTTGAAGATGAAGCTACCGAGTCTCCCGTACAATATGTTGAGCCTGCTTTAGCCTTTTAATAAAAAATTGTTAAAAAACCCGTTAATATCAATATTAACGGGTTTTTTTTATTCTTTTTTTGCATATTTAGCCAAAGATTGTAATGCTTTTTTTAGCTCGGGCTCTGCATTTTCAGCTAATGCTAAAAAAGAATTCGCGACATCGATTGGCATTTTAGCCGCCACTTTCATTTGATTTCGAGGTTTTCGTTTAACGGTCTTTTTTAACAGATTAAGTTTGGGGTTAACTTTAAATTTAATACTGACTAATGCCGGATATTGCTGGCGTAATGCACTCATGAGGTCATTACGTATAAATTGCAAGCGTTGTTGCCATAAGGCGCTCGGCATTTCTATAAGCAAGCTCCCATTTTTTAATTTTCCTATACGGCAACCGTCTATCTTATGTTGTTTTAGCTGGTGTTGTAGTAGAATGTTAAGTTGAGTCATGAGTGAAGCATCATGTTGTAAGCTATTTTTTTCCAATAGAGAAGAGATGGGTTTAGGCTGACAGATTCTAGTCATTTATTTTTTATCTATAGTGAAAAAAGAGCTATGAGTATAACGGTTATCTATTCAAGAGAGAAAACAGATCTTCTGTTTTCTTTAACAAAAAATCAATTTTTATTGGTTTGTGTTTTTTTTAGTGCCTTTATTATGGCTACTATTTGGTTGATCCAAGATCATTACCAAGGTCAGTTTAATGCATTTAAAGTAGATGCGATGCTAAAAAAAGAAGTAGAAAAAGACAAATATTTGTATTTAATTAAAGTGCAAACGGATGAAAAACTCCAAATATTAACTCAAAAAATTAGCCAGCTTCAAGCCCAACTACAGCAACTCAATGCGTTAGGATCTCGGGTTATTGAGAAATCAGATCTACCAAAAAAAGAATTTGATTTTAGTGTGCAACCTAAAAATGACAGACTACAAACGATAGATATACAAGCAAGTGCATTTTTACCTTTGCTCAATAAGATTGAAAAACTTGATGTTGATCTTAAAAACAAAAAAAATCAACTCACTTTCCTTGAAATCGCATTAGATAAACACCACGTCATAAATCAGTTGTATATTTCAGGTCGCCCCGTTAAAGGTTCTGGATCTTGGTTATCTTCGCCATTTGGTTTGCGTAAAGACCCCTTTTCTGGGAAATTTAGGTCGCACAAAGGAGTTGATGTAGCCGGTTTTATGGGGATGCCGATTATTGCAACGGCAGCAGGTGTTGTTAGTTATTCTGGGCATCGCAGTGGTTATGGAAAAATGGTCGAAATCAACCATGGAAAGGGGTTTGTAACGCGTTATGCGCACGCACAGTCAGTATCAGTAAAAGTGGGCGATGTTGTTAAAAAAGGGCAACAAGTTGCATTGATGGGAAGCACGGGTAGGTCAACAGGGCCACATGTGCATTATGAGGTTTTAAAAAGAGATAAGCGCATTAATCCAAATTATTATTTGCGGCGACAAAATAATGAAAAAAAATCCGCCAAATAAAATTTAATATATTTTTACATGATGAGACAAATACAATGATCACACAATTACTAACAAAAATAATAGGCAGTCGCAATGACCGCTACTTAAAAAAATTACGTAAATTCGTTATAGAAATAAACAAATTAGAGCCTGAGATGACTGCGTTGACTGATACGCAGTTAAAAGAAAAAACCGTAGAATTTAAAGCGCGCCTTGCCTCTGGAGAAACGGAAGATAGTCTTTTAGTCGAAGCTTTTGCTGTTGTGCGTAGTGCCTCTGAACGTGTATTTGGCATGCGTCATTTTGATGTTCAATTAATTGGTGGCATGGTTTTAAATGAAAATAAAATCGCAGAAATGCGCACCGGTGAAGGTAAAACATTAACGGCTACATTAGCTGCCTACTTAAATGCGTTATCCGGTAAGGGCGTACATGTTATTACCGTGAATGATTATTTAGCAAAACGTGATGCACTTTGGAATGCAAAACTGTATGAGTTTTTAGGTTT
The sequence above is a segment of the Psychromonas sp. CNPT3 genome. Coding sequences within it:
- the ftsZ gene encoding cell division protein FtsZ; translation: MSDDLNTVEKEQMFEIVDEEHREQAVIKVVGVGGGGGNAINHMIAQGLKGAEFIALNTDAQALRSSKADVRLQIGASITHGLGAGANPEIGYKSALEDKDNIRALLEGADVVFIAAGMGGGTGTGASPVVAEIANELGALTIGVVSKPSFFEGKKRINYADQGIARLSEHIDSLLIIPNDKLQKSLPKGVSFLGALEAANGVLYDAVSGFSAIINNEDSQINIDFADVRTVMTEAGTTAVMGIGIATGEERAEEAVEQAIACPLLEDVDLSNARGVLVHIVAGMDFTWDEYETVGDALREFASDDSQIIIGVTVDPSIDNAELHVTVIVTGLGVRRSDVSPVKSDPIALPLETAVVEEKIISEDKKVETATKVEEKKVTEDVKKPEGSYLDIPAFLRKQAD
- the lpxC gene encoding UDP-3-O-acyl-N-acetylglucosamine deacetylase; amino-acid sequence: MIKQRTLKKSVKSTGIGLHSGKKVTIELHPASANTGIVYRRIDLDPIVTFKSHAHAVQETLLCTCLVNEQGDKISTIEHLSAALAGLGIDNIIIDVDAPEIPVMDGSASPFIFLLQAAGIAELNTPKKFIRVKKTIRVEDEKEGKFAELQPSDNGFSLDFKIDFDHPIFEGQNQHIKSQFSGEWFVKEISRARTFGFMKGIEQLQANNLALGASLDNAIGLDEFRVLNPEGLRYEDEFVKHKVLDAIGDLYLSGHTILGHLKAFKTGHALNNKLLCALLADQEAWEMVTFEDEATESPVQYVEPALAF
- a CDS encoding DciA family protein, with protein sequence MTRICQPKPISSLLEKNSLQHDASLMTQLNILLQHQLKQHKIDGCRIGKLKNGSLLIEMPSALWQQRLQFIRNDLMSALRQQYPALVSIKFKVNPKLNLLKKTVKRKPRNQMKVAAKMPIDVANSFLALAENAEPELKKALQSLAKYAKKE
- a CDS encoding M23 family metallopeptidase, with the translated sequence MSITVIYSREKTDLLFSLTKNQFLLVCVFFSAFIMATIWLIQDHYQGQFNAFKVDAMLKKEVEKDKYLYLIKVQTDEKLQILTQKISQLQAQLQQLNALGSRVIEKSDLPKKEFDFSVQPKNDRLQTIDIQASAFLPLLNKIEKLDVDLKNKKNQLTFLEIALDKHHVINQLYISGRPVKGSGSWLSSPFGLRKDPFSGKFRSHKGVDVAGFMGMPIIATAAGVVSYSGHRSGYGKMVEINHGKGFVTRYAHAQSVSVKVGDVVKKGQQVALMGSTGRSTGPHVHYEVLKRDKRINPNYYLRRQNNEKKSAK